The Aphis gossypii isolate Hap1 chromosome 3, ASM2018417v2, whole genome shotgun sequence genome includes a region encoding these proteins:
- the LOC114119919 gene encoding ATP-dependent DNA helicase PIF1-like, producing MDGGMTVHSTFGLPFGTLTDDSTSTITMQSLRAQRIRDAALIVWDEAPMSPGLQLKVVNRLLKDIMGSELPFGGKPVLFAGDFRQILPVVRRGTRSDIVRSSIKYNSLWRDMEQFSLTRNMRADNDVDFATWLLQLGSGQLPAVDGVRDSVEIPQEMVCDIANLIDFVFPQQMSLANIDEFARKIILCPRNDDCRKVNRTVLQRIDGAQRSYTAIDTVVVDDPDEVANYPTEFLNTLEPDGLPPYNLTLKVGSIVMLLRNLDSKRRLCNGTRLVVTELRRYNFKAKMLSGGAQDEIIIPAIPLTSCGEDDLPIIMRRVQFPVRLSFAMTINKSQGQTFDRVGLLLPSPVFTHGQLYVAFSRVRNSQSIRVGMCGDGHGRFVTKNIVYREVLQTTA from the coding sequence ATGGACGGCGGCATGACGGTGCACTCTACGTTCGGGTTGCCGTTCGGTACACTGACTGACGATTCAACGTCGACCATCACCATGCAGTCGTTGCGTGCTCAGAGGATACGTGACGCGGCACTCATCGTTTGGGATGAAGCGCCAATGTCACCGGGACTACAACTCAAGGTGGTCAATAGATTGCTCAAGGACATCATGGGATCGGAATTACCGTTTGGTGGGAAACCGGTCCTGTTCGCCGGCGACTTCAGACAGATACTGCCTGTCGTGCGCAGAGGGACAAGGAGTGACATTGTAAGGTCGTCGATTAAATATAACTCTCTGTGGCGCGACATGGAACAGTTCAGTCTGACGCGAAACATGCGTGCCGACAACGATGTGGACTTTGCTACTTGGTTGCTACAGCTCGGGAGCGGCCAGTTGCCAGCGGTCGACGGTGTTCGGGACAGCGTCGAAATCCCCCAAGAAATGGTATGTGACATCGCTAATttgattgattttgttttcccGCAGCAAATGTCGTTGGCAAACATCGACGAGTTTGCtcggaaaataattttatgtcccAGGAACGACGATTGTAGGAAGGTCAATCGCACGGTGTTACAACGCATCGATGGAGCTCAACGGAGCTACACGGCCATAGACACTGTTGTGGTCGATGACCCTGACGAAGTGGCCAATTATCCGACAGAGTTCCTCAACACTCTGGAACCGGACGGACTGCCGCCGTACAACTTAACGCTAAAGGTGGGTTCGATTGTCATGTTGCTTAGGAACCTAGATTCTAAGAGACGCCTTTGCAACGGTACGAGATTGGTTGTCACTGAATTACGACGATACAACTTCAAGGCGAAGATGTTGTCTGGTGGTGCACAGGACGAAATAATCATACCTGCGATACCACTCACGTCGTGTGGCGAAGATGACCTGCCCATCATAATGCGAAGAGTACAGTTCCCCGTACGTTTGTCGTTTGCGATGACCATTAACAAGTCACAGGGACAAACGTTTGATAGAGTTGGATTGCTTCTGCCTTCACCGGTATTCACGCACGGACAACTGTACGTAGCCTTTTCACGAGTGAGGAACTCACAATCCATAAGAGTTGGTATGTGTGGTGATGGTCATGGTAGATTCGTCACTAAGAACATTGTATACAGAGAGGTCCTGCAAACAACTGCATAA
- the LOC126550612 gene encoding uncharacterized protein LOC126550612 → MLLVAGSSCHNLVSMFKKAEYNQMEITESDYSNCDVGVDAKTQIIEPNDELNVSNDNVNMKSNNTTKDVFKDSQSSSQTVLNTSTNYMIDYIEPVDELNVSNDNVSMKSN, encoded by the exons atgctactTGTAGCCGGTTCTTCCTGTCATAATTTAGTCAGTATGTTTAAGAAAGCCGAATATAATCAGATGGAAATAACT GAATCTGATTATTCTAATTGTGATGTAGGGGTAGATGCCAAAACTCAAATTATTGAGCCTAATGATGAATTAAATGTGTCCAATGATAATGTCAATATGAAATCAAATAACACAACCAAAGAT GTATTTAAAGACTCACAATCTTCTAGTCAAACTGTATTAAATACaagtacaaattatatgattGATTATATTGAGCCTGTTGATGAATTAAATGTGTCCAATGATAATGTCAGTATGAAATCAAATTAG